The genomic segment AATGAGAGAATGAGAAATGGGGAGTGTTTTATAGGAGTGTTTGATCAGCATGCACTTTCCAGCACACCATAGGGTGATAAGGGCTTCCGCAGGCCAGTTTTTGCTCCATCTCCCCCATTGCTCCCCTCATTGATGCTTTACTGCCCTCAATATTTTGTTCTTCCTGGAAAGTAGTGAGGATGCTCCGTCTTCATCAGAATttagggggtggtggtggagatgaAGTCATCTTTTTCTAATTTACCAAGTGATATATGTGTGGGTACCTGGGGGCTTTATGTGTGTACAGGAACTCCTACCTTGTTTGTGGATCAAGCTCACTCAATCATGATGTTTGTTATTATGATAACCACCTACATGACATTTACTTGGCTGGCAGAATAATCTGATGTGGTAAGGTGATTATGGCCCTTTGCATTTACCTGGAGCAAAATGAGCAACATGATGTCTGATCAGCGATGACATTTCTATAACTTGCCAAATGTGACAGCAATAAAGGTGATGTTTCCATCAAGACACAGAAACTGATTGTAACAGAAATAAGTGAATACGAATGGAAGGAAACAACTGATAGTCGTCCACAGCTTTTGTGCGAATTCAAGGGATACAATTTCAATTGACTGAAGAATTACAATAATATTCAGCAAGGTGCAAATCTCCAGTTCCCCTCTCTTTAAATACACTTATTATTAAATTGCAACCTCcccacaaaaccaaaccaaacacatAAACTCCAAAGGTACATTTCTGATTGTGATATTCTTTTCATAACTTGTAATTACTgatggagccccatggtgcagagtggtaaactgcagtacggctctgctcatgaccttaaTTCGagcctgacagaagttggtttcaggtagccagctcaaggtcgactcaaccTTTCatcattccgaggtcggtaaaatgagtaccctgcttgctgggggtaaagtatagatgactggggaaggtaatggcaaaccgcctcataaacatagtctgcttagtaaacgtcctGATGTGAaatcacctttacctttaccttttagtaacTACTGAAAGGGTAAGAGGCTCCTCTACTCCTAAGATGGTCTCCCTGTTCCATCGTCCCACCACCAAAGAGGGCAATTGGCCCAGTGACCTCAgaattgggaaggagagaaggttcCAGCACCCAGATCCTCTTCTTTCCCCAGACTCACTCACAAACATCTTTACTCTGttcaaatttttggttattaaaTAAAGCCACCTTAGTTCAAACAATAGTTAGTATTCATGAATGAATGTTAGAACCAGAATCTTCAGACCTTTGTTTCTTTTGTACAGCATTTGGTTTTCACTTCTACTCACATGACGTATTCCTACTGAAAAAAGCAGTTATTTGTAGTGCTGATCATTAATTTGGGCTGATTCTCATGTTACTAAGTatgctggttttatttatttttatttaaaacatttttatcctctCTTTCTGCCCTATTAGGGCCCATAAGGCAGTGAACAGTTGTAAAGACATTAAACATCAACTTAAAAAACAATttcccctccatacacacacacacacacacacacacacacacacacacacacacacacacacacacacaacagtagggttgccaggttgttggAACCagtaggcaattgcccaccaatccagcagcctgcttggagcaGCGGCCCCCATGACATGCTTATGTCAGTGCTGGGTTTAGTCCTGGaggtgctgcattgcaaagggggcCTTTACCAACAGgggtctgagtggtaaagggccccttcgcaatgcagcacttccgggattAAACTTGGCAGTGGCGTAAGCACGTCATGCACGGTCGCCTgcccctgcccccaaaaacctccttccggtggagagggaggacctggcaaccctaatatacagCAATTGAAACATAAATTGGAAGGAGGGGCAGAAGGGAaagccaaatgaaaaaaaaaacttcacccactggtggaagaccaTGATAGAGGGGGACAGATGACTGAAAACactctttcttgggttgccacccatctcacCTCAAATGATGCGGTCCCTCACAGCAGAGACCCCAAAGATGTCTGCAATGGTTgggtagattcatatgggagtAAGCAATCATTATGGTATGCTAGTATCAAATCctctagggctttaaaggtcaataccacaaccttgaattgggcctggaagaaAATCCAGTGTAGacggaacaagactggagtgatatggtccccgCAATCCAATCCTCTCAGCATTCTCACTACAGCATTGTGTGCCAGTTTTAGTTTCctgacactcttcaagggtatccTTATagagagtgcattacagtagtctaatctaccAAGGCAAGTACCACAGCGGCAAAATCTTTTTATTGCTGAAAGATCACCGCTAGCTCTCCAGCCAAAGCATTGGAAAGCACCCCTGGCTATCATTGCCACctgtaaattccatgctggccaaaattagacaaggaatagagataaaactgctgatatcatactgcccttgtacaaatctatggtgagaccactcttggaatactgtatacagttctggtcaccacacctaaaaaaggacattgcagagcatgagaaggtgcagaaaagagcaaccaaaatgatcgggggctagagcaattgccctatgaggagcggttaaaatgcttagggcagtttagcttggaaaggcggctgttaagaggagacatgatagaggtttataaaattatgcatggtatggaaagagtggtcagggagaagcttttgtccctcataatactagcatgtggggtcatctgctgaagctggagggtgagagattcaaaacagataaaaggagtatttcttcatacaacagtTATTTAAATTGgggaactacctgccccaggatgtggtgatggctgccaacttggaaggctttaagaggggagtagacatgttcatggaggagagcggtattcatggctactagtaaaaatggatactagtcatgatgcatacctattctctccaggatcagatgatcatgcctattatattgggtgctttggaatgcaggcaggacaatgctgctgcagtcttgtttgtaggctttgtagaggcacctggttgaccactgtgtgaacagagtgttggatttgatggaccttggtctgatttagcatggccttacttatgttcttacaacAGCACCACTAAATTACCGGAATGAACCCAATTTGGATTGTGACTGCATTGTGCATGAAGAAGGAGCTTCAGCCTCCACCCATGCTGTTTTCCACTTTGCTTTTTTCATATAAAAAACATTAGAGGAGCTATGCCTGAAAAAGACAAGCTAGAAATAGATCAGCAGTTTTAGAATTTGTTATAACTCTTTTTCCTGGACCTTCCAGATAGTTATGTAAACAAATTGTTCCAAGTTAAGCACAGAAATGTCTTAATTTTGTCATGGAGCTCTTAGAGCACAATATTCATATTTGTACATGTTTTTTAGATTGGATAAGTGGAACATAATCTTCTCTAATGAGCAATGATGCTTGGGAGAAAAATTACTTGACAATTTCACATAAAAATGGAACCAAGAGAACCAACCTCAGTGGACTGTATAATGTAAACTGTAAGGGTCTGAGAAATGTTAAAGAGTCAGCCTATATTTAAATGTTGGTCATGGGATGTTTAGTTCTCCTTGAGGTAAAATTTTAACAACTGAAGAACAAGGCTGAGGATATACGTTATCCGTGATTACAAATGGACGGATTGAGACATGGACAAAAGATGCACAACTGCCATTTTTCTTATTTTGGCCACATACAAGGTTTCTGAATCTACCATTACAAAGCTGGAGGTAGtaaaataagaaaattgtggatCGGGCCTTAAACTGGAAGATTAGCCTTGCTTCTTCAAGAAGCTCTGACAAAGCAAAAAGCAAGCATGAGGCAGATTACAATAAAGTGACACCGGTCCCCCAAAAGAAGGAACCTGGAGAATGTCAGAGGGAGAAATATTGTTGGTTCCCTTAGAAAACCAATGGACCTTCTATATTCAGAGtcagtgtctttttttttttaattccaagaGGATTGGTCTCTGTGCCCTGCTTCAATACTTTCTAGGAGCATCTAGATAATCACTGTGAaaaactttggtctgatccagcagtactTTTTTGTATTCTTAAAATCAAGATACTCTGATTTCTGTACAGGGATCCCTCAAGTGAGACTTTTGGACTTTTCCTATGACACTGCCTCAGATTTGAACTGCACATGTATTCTTAgatgtttgtttctttaaaatgtaTATCAGTGGGCAACTGAAAAAGGATCTGCACCTCGCAGTCTATTCTGAAGAGACAAGCAGTTAAAAACACATGTAAGTCCAGTTCTGATACAATATACAACAAAATCATTTGATCTGAAGCACCCCTAAATTATATTAGTTCAAATTGTCTTCAGTTCGTGCTGTGGTAACATTGAAACACAGTGATCACCCAGGGAGGGGGAAACCCTGGCATGCAACACAACTGTGTCATCGTTCCCTTTCATTTGTTTTTGATGTTTGCTACTGGACCAACCATACTGATCCACTACCATAAAAACCAGCCTAAGAGGTGAGTGGTAGAAGAATACAAACAAATGGAGATGTGGAGGATACCTTCAATACAACTCATGATGGAGTTCAGGCCATTTGGCAAATCAGTGGCTGGTTTGGCCATGCAGATCATACTATGGCAAAACTGAGATATGGTGGTGTGTGAATAGTCACTGTATATTAatagctttctttttttatatatataatttttttattgaattttacagaAAACATGATAGAAAACATATTAATAGCTTTCAAGTAGAGCAACCTTCTTACAGTTGTACTTCAAGCTGTCAGCTGTTCTAGAGTTTGTGTGTGAGTGAGGCCTGTACAGATCTCGATAAAATCCACACATTGTTCAATACTGAGCTATTGTAAGCATTTGCCTTCTCTTGAATTTCCTTTTCAGACACAAAAATCCAGGAGGCAAAGGATGACAACAGTGGGATGTCCAATGACATATGAATCTTATCCTTGTTATCATCTAAGGTAAATTAACCTGGTCATCAAGcataaaaaaaaagttcaaagaTGAACATGTCCAGATATATAAACAGGGATGATATGTCTATACGGTTATCAACTGAAGAAAAGAATGTGAGAATCCTGGACACTGTTTTTTagtgttattttttaaatagtaGAACACAtattttacacacagagagaacctCATTTTCTGTTTCACTTAATGGGGTGAgcattgtatatttggatttgATTGAATTTTCAAGTAATTTTCTATCTGCACAGGGCTTTTGAGTGGGAAACAGGAATGCAATATGATGTTTTTATTTGTTATAGCCCTCCAGCTCTCCCAATCCTGAAGTTTTGCTAGCAACAGGCTAAAAATCAAAACTGAAACCCTCAATTAGAATTCAGTGAGTACAGCTGTAATGCCAAACTCCAAGTTGTTTCCCAGCTCAACTCCATGCCAGTCCAAGTAAGAAATGACATAACCACCTAAAGATGTTCCACAGCCAGGGATGGATGACAGCGGATGGCAGATTAACCTGTCAAGGAAGTATGTTTAGGATGTGAAACTGGTGGCAGTTTTAAGGAGACTGCCTCAAGttgtatgagtagggttgccaacctccagatagtagctggagatctcctgctattacaattgatcttcagacgatcagtttgcctggagaaaatggccgctttggcaattggactctctagcattgaagtccctccccaaaccctcccctcctcaggctctgccccaaaaatctcccgctggtggtgaagagggacctggcaaccctatgtatgagaACTTTGTCTTCGCTGACCGTCAACAGCAATTTCACATTCAGTTCTGAAGAGGCAGGTTTTATACTTCAACTTTTATTGGTCTTCAcattatttaaaatttttaatgacAAATAACAGTTTGTTTATAGAACTATAATACATAACCTTAATCATTTCATTCTGCTTTCATTTTATCACTCATGAATACAACAGTCAGTGATACCATACTTTAAAATATACACACGGATGTTGCTATAACATACACAGGTCACATATTTGTTGAATTTTCAGCTGGAAGTGCTGTATACACAAACGCCAAAGTATGCAAAATTTACGACAGATATCTGTATACACCTATGTCTTTGTCTGTGACTTTAAGCACCCACTGGAATGTAATGACTTCCAATGAATAGGTTTAGCATTGAACACCAGTCTCTCTGTCTCCTGCTGTCTCTTCCTTTTGATTCCTCCTCCATCTTATGCAATCATTTTTCACTTGATCATCTCAGCAGGGGAACACAGGCAAGGGATACAGGATACATCTTCTCCACTTTGATGTTGTAGAAAGCCTCTCCATGAAACACTTTGTTTTATACAAAACTAAATTTGTGGAAAACAATCCTGTCAACACCAAGGAGCCAGGGGAGATTCATCTTCAGAGTCACACGAAACACGACTTCATCATGCAGCATCCAGGCTTATCTCCGGACAACCCCCAGACACTTTGAAATTCTTCCTGTGTAAACTTCCTTAGCTCCTTAGAGTTTGTTCACTTTTAAGACATCTTTCAAAGTGTGTTTTTTATGTGAATCACAGTGGGTTACAATATTTAGCATTCCAAAGTACAAGACTCAGGGGGAAAAATTGCGCAAGACTTGGTATACAGATTCAGAGATGTACAGGTCAGCATTTATCCACAGTTAAAATGTGCTGTTATAATTACAAATAAAAAAGATACAAACAGTTCTAGCCAAACTTACATTATcaccagggttgtcaacctccaggtagtagatggagatctcccgctattacaactaatgaccagccaatacagatcacttcacctggagaaaatggccactttggcaattggactctatgcattgaagtccctcccctccccaaaccccgctctcctcaggctctgtcccgaAAAccccccactggtggtgaagaggggcctggcaaccctatttatgcatTAAAGACATCCCGGTAATGTTGTATTCTCAATAAATACCTTAATTAATGGTTGAATTAGACAGTAATCTGCCTCTTGCAAAACATATTTTATATATAGATATTATAGTATTATAAGATATATTATTGTTAGATTCTTTCCCTTTTATACTGCAGTATCTGCAGTGTTCTATACAGTATATTAACTGACCTTATCTTTTTGAAGATCTGTTGGATGCAGGACTATTTAACATTTCAAGGCTTCAAACTACAGTCTTTGACTTGTGATCAGTTAGAGTGGCTTCTAACTAGGTCTTGTTCCAACATCTGAACCAAACTGGCTGCCTTTTGGAAATGTTCCTATACATGAACATTTTCAAGCAAAGTGGTAAAAGTGTCGTACATTTCAAAAATAATTTGGAGAAAGTAAAACAAGGAATCTGTACATGACAAAATTCTAGGCTGAatctctcaattttttttaaatagtccaCAAATGCTGTTATCAGGCAATGCAGCATCACAGTTAGGTCTTTTACAAACAAGACATTGACGTATCACTGATGAACTTATTTGACATGCTTTTGCACTTTATTATAGAGTTAAATTTCGAATGATCTACACTCTtccaggctgcaatcctaggcatatttattttaaaacaaatcctATGACAGCAGTAAGAAATTTTAATAGCATAAATGTTTAGGAACAGGGCAAGTAAAAACATGGAAACCTTATTAATAAaacctacttagggtaacagtaTTGTTTCATGTTCTACGCTGCAAAGTATGATTTTCTTTCAGCATTGTATATAGCCCCTCAGTTACAAAAAAATCAGGGTAACTGTATAGTCATAAGCATATTTTCTCAGGAATATCCCACTGACTTTTATGGGGCTTACTCCTTCATAAGCACATGTCGGAACTGTAGACTAAATTAGCTATAGCTACTCATGGATATGGAACTGATTATTGTGCGTTGACAACTGAGCCAAAATATCTTCTGGCCCAGAAAGTCTAGTGATATGTTCAATGGATCTATCACAGTATGTGATGTTGACAAAAGTAATGTTCAGTCTAACCTCTAGATATTAAGGGAGATAAGAGTACAAGACTGATCCCTATATCATCAGTAAACTTCTcttttaaacaaatataaaacaaCACACACTAGATAAACTTCAAGAAATCATGAGGGGGAACAATCTGAAAATTTCAGCAGTTCATCCTCCCAAAAATCTTCCCCTCCAGGATTCTCTAAGCTTTCAGGAGCTTTAATAGTCTGTGTTTTCCCCCCCATTCTCCCCCTTTAATTGTCTATCAGCTGCTTGCAATATTCTGTCCTCTCTGGTTTACATTTTAGTCCCCATcaggctttttttcttttgtttaatttataaaGTCATAcctttctgcatacctgggaagTCACCTAAACCAATAAACAGCCCCATCTTATCTTTGAGTGGCCCTGGTTTGCTGctttccattatccatacaggaGCTGGCCAGTTATATATAGTGATTTTGGCATTTTGTTATTAAGTCATTATTTTTGTTCCTTAGGAATATATTCAGTGTTTCATGCCCATGATATATGTCTATGATAAATGAGGCCCCAACCGCCCTCCAAACCCACATCTTACTCTGGAGTAATTAGTGGGAGGCTTTGATTTCTCTAGATCCTTTCATTCCACAGATATCATAATAAGTCCAATTACAGTTTTTGCATGTTACTGTCTCCTGCAAGCAGTTCCCTATTAATAACAGCTGTGTGGGTGATTGGCATGGGATGAAATCCTGTTGCCTTCTTATATCAAGAAACAAGCTATTTTTGCAAAGTTTCAGTCATGCATTAGTCTTTTACTGAAAACTGATGAactgatgctgggggggggggggacacacttaCCCGTGCAACTTTGCATTCACTCGGCATCTCGCTGCTAAATTAGTACCCCAGTGGTCTGTAGCCTAAGCTGATGTTGCGCTGGCATGCTAATTAAGCACGCCTGTTTGTTTTCCACAAATTGCAGCCTGGTTTAAACAAGTCACTATGCAAGTGCAAAGCCACAAGGCTAAATGTTTTTGTCCTGTCAGTGGCATGGTTAAATCAGGCCTAAAATACAAGGATTGTGATTCGTAATGCTCACTCATTAGACCTCATGTTAATTTCCCATAAGATGGCAAGGATAACTTTATCCATGCATAATGGGCTTTTCTTTCTCTGGACAAAACTGTGCTCTCTCCCAAGAGAAGAGATGAATAACCAAAGGAAGTACAACATCTGTTTTGAGGAACATGTATCTGAATATCAGAAGAGCAACATCTACCCTACCACCACCTCAACCCCACGGCAGCTTGATTTTAGCTGGCATTGCAAATGGTACTTGAAAATAGACCCCAAATGCATATAAGAATGTACCTTAAGGAACTTCTGGATTTTGATTATCAGTCCTATAGTGGTATGTGGGAAAAATCACACAGAAATATGAACTCTGACAGCATGGAGATCACAGCATGGAAGCAGTGTTTAAAATAGCAATTTGATTTCATGGGGTCACTGATATGAACGCCAGTGATACAAATGGGCTGCGCAACCCAGCCAGCCTGTGGTTTGTGTTACGGTAGCTGAAACACCACCCTAATTATTGCAAGAGAGGCAAAGTCATCTAGTTCTATCCTCATGCTATAAACAGTCACTTTTTAATTCTGTGAAGGTaatctgtgagagccagcatggtgtagtggttaagaggggcggactcGTCACCTGGAGAACTATGTTCgattttcccccttcccaacaTAAAACACAGGAATCCCACAACATTTAATGCTGAACAagcttatattttttaaaaaatgtttaatatttataaatatagatAGCATTTCTGAACAACAGGCTGTGTATCTTGGCCATTTTGTAAATTATACAGAGACAAACCCAAATTTTCCATAGAGTCTCCCAGTCTTCATTCCCAGCTGACCCTCCTCCCTCCTGACCTTGCAACCCATCTGTGAGAGAGTTGTGACCAACTTTGGGGTCCTGGCCCACTGTTTAAGAACAACTGCATTAATAGAAAGAAGGAAGGTAGTACATTTGGCTTGTCCTTCAAGAGTCTTTGCTTGTTCCCAGCCTTAGTCATTAATTACTAATGGGAAGGTGGAATTGGACCTGCAATTAAAGCGCAAGTTGATTAATCTACTGATTGCCATTAATTAAAGCTTGCAACCTACTTGCTATAAACAACAGTCAGAGGAGGACCTAAAATATCACTAAGGCAGAGACAAAAATTAAAATCTTCTTGGTGGAGGTGGAGTGGAGAGATCTGCCGTCTCTATGCTGGTTTCTGTTCACATGGAATCACTTGCTGACATCAGAGGTACCCAGAAGGACAGACATTGCATACACTGGGACCAGTGTGGGAGCAAGCACAATGTTTTTGGTATGGGTAGAAGTCTATACCATAGCAGTGTGAAGCACTGACAGTTAGACAGTACGACCACTACCATGAGAGGGTCAACTCAATGTGATAAAATGCAATTCCAGtccccacataagaacataagaaaagcatgctggatcagaccaaggcccatcaagtccagcagtctgttcacacagtgaccaaccaggtgcctctaggaagcccacaaacaagatgactgcagcagcaccatcctgtctgtgttccacagcacctaagataataggcatgttcctctgatcctggagagaataggtatgcatcatgactagtatccattttgactagtagccatgaataccgctttcctccatgaacatgtccactcccctcttaaagcctttcaagttggcagccatcaccatatcctggggcagggagttctacaatttaactatgcattgtatgaagaaatacctcattttatcggttttgaatctctcatcctccagcttcagcagatgaccccacattctagtattatgagggagaaaagcttctccttgtccactctctccataccatgcataatttcatagacctctatcatgtctccccttaaccaccttttcccaagctcctcatagggcagttgctctagtcccctgatcagtttggttgctcttttctgcaccttctcaagctctgcaatatccttttttaggtgtagtaaccagaactgtacactatTGTCTAAATAACAGAGTAGCCTTGGAGAAGAGAAACTGGCTTTTAACTTTTTGTTAATTTTGATACATGATTGAAGTATGGCTTGAATAAAGATCTCTGCAAGACCTGCCCATTCAAAAATGCCTCAAGTCTGAGTACAGCGGCAGCTCAAAATGTGCCACCTTCGCCACTCCAGTGATCAGGACTTCCATGCCTAGGGACATCTGTGGATGTTCCCTTTCATTGAAATGGTTCATCCATATGAACACAGCTCAGATATGGTTCCAGGCACATCTGAATCACTAGAATGGGAGCTGGTGCATGTCTGAACTGGCCATACTTAAGGCAAGGTGAAGTAATGTCTGGAAATGTGCTTCTTAAATTTGAGCATGTGTGTACAAGCAATATCTACCTTTCTTCTTTGGGGTGGGCTTCTCAAATTGTGTTTCTAATCATAAGTCACTGAAAATCTGAGAAGCCACACATTTGCCAAACTTGAGATCAATGACAGAAAATAAACGGCCAGTGATAAATAAGAGAAAATGCTTGTTGAACTGCCCGTATCTGAGCTAATTTGGCTGAAGTGGACAGGAATGCTTCAAGCAGAGGTCACAAAAGTGAAGTCTAATCTAGTGAAGCACTTCAATCCATTATCCTAAGCAACTCTGACTGCCCTCAGGAAATATCTTAATTGTTGTCATTAAAGCATCTGTTGCCATTTAGTAAATGGTTTGgagttccttctctccctctacCCCCGCCCTCCATTCGTCATGCTGTCTGCTGCTCTGCTACTTGCCTCTTCTGCAATGACAGAAGAACTTCACCATTTCCCAGTCAGCGCTATACATACTTGTAGATGGAGCAACAGACAGCAGCTggccagtgtggggtagtagtCAGAATGTTGGACTAAGACCTGGAAATTGTGCTAGATAGGTGGCTACATAGGCAGACAGATTTGCTGCCACTTTTGAGAAAAGAAGCCACATGTTAGCATTTAAAAGCAATTGTTAGGAATGGAAAAGGACCATGCAATTTGGCACAGAACTGAACAGAGAGAATCGGTGATCTGGGAGAGTCTATGAAATAGGAGAGTCTATGAAACATAAGGGGAGAGTCTATGAAATAGGAGAGTCTATGAAACATAAGGACTGTCAAAGGAAAGTGTTTGAATTTCgaaaagaattttaaaagccaTTGTTTAAAGATGCTAACTACTAGTATAACTTGAGGGAAGAACAGGGCTTTGTCAGAAGTAATAGTTTTGGCAGACCAGGAGAAGCATTAATCTCTGTgatacatttctatcctgcctttcctccaaagagctcaaggcaGAGTACATAAGGTTTTCAGGAACTTAAATTGCTGGGCTACATAAAtattaataattattttttattttactcaTTGGCAATATTATTTCAGGCTTCAAGCAACACAACTAAAGCTACCACAATACAAAGAATATAAATGTCCTATACAGATAAATAACTGTTGGGAAGTTGCCTGTTTCAGATATTTGCAGGCACATTGTTCAATTTCAGGGATCCCTTTGACACATCGGTGTTCAGAGTTGAAAGGGCTATGTTCTCATATAACTCTCGAGAGGCAAAGCACCTAAAGTTGTGAAGCAGAACGACCAAATCCTTTTGGAAATTCTTGTTTAGAAACCCATAAAACACTGGATTGATGCATGTCGCCAGCATGGCCACCAAGTGGCACAAGATGAAGACCACGTTATGGTGGCAGTACATCAGTGCCTCATGGTTCCAGTCAAACACAATGttaaagatgttcagaggtaacCAGCATGCTGCAAAGGTCACCACAATAGAAAAGAGCATAATATTAATCCTTTTGCTTTCATTTAGCCTGCTCTCATTCTCCCTTATGTTATCTACTTTGCCATGCCTCTTTTGAAGACACACATATATCTTGGCATAACAGACAAAAATGAACCCCAGTGGGAAGAAATACTGGAAAACCAACATGGTCGTGGTAAACACCCGTCGCTCTTCAACTGATGGCCACACTTCAATGCAGATAACCTTGTTCATATAGGCATCAGTGTGAGAAGAAAGGCTTTCAAGGGGTTCATCACTAACTTGCAGGAACACAAAAAAGGGAACTGATATTATCACAGAGAACCCCCAAATGAAGACAATTCCCCAGTAGGCATGGGAAATGTTGGGCTTCCAGCCACGTGGGTTCACTATTAGCTGGTACCTCTCGAGAGCAATTAG from the Euleptes europaea isolate rEulEur1 chromosome 1, rEulEur1.hap1, whole genome shotgun sequence genome contains:
- the LOC130492207 gene encoding neuropeptide Y receptor type 6-like, whose translation is MIGKTIQQPSMNLSIANSSKSQFQHFESSCPSSFPAVFLLITAYAVVILVGFFGNLCLIIIIRKQKESQNVTNILIANLSLSDILICIVCIPFNASYTLMDYWVFGDAMCKITNFVQSMSVTASTFSLILIALERYQLIVNPRGWKPNISHAYWGIVFIWGFSVIISVPFFVFLQVSDEPLESLSSHTDAYMNKVICIEVWPSVEERRVFTTTMLVFQYFFPLGFIFVCYAKIYVCLQKRHGKVDNIRENESRLNESKRINIMLFSIVVTFAACWLPLNIFNIVFDWNHEALMYCHHNVVFILCHLVAMLATCINPVFYGFLNKNFQKDLVVLLHNFRCFASRELYENIALSTLNTDVSKGSLKLNNVPANI